In Paenibacillus sp. 1781tsa1, one DNA window encodes the following:
- the cydB gene encoding cytochrome d ubiquinol oxidase subunit II translates to MNRPIRSAWMEVIPLSLSELWFLLIAVLFVGFFFLEGFDFGVGMSTGIIAKTDRERRTLINSIGPFWDGNEVWLITAGGAMFAAFPHWYATMFSGFYLPLVVVLLALIGRGVAFEFRSKMKQQRWRKTWDIIIVVSSALLPFLFGVVFATFMKGLPIDGEMQLRAGFFDIVNPYTVIGGLSVTLLCLVHGLLFASLRTVGELRERALNTAQKLMLPLAALLAVYAILTYFMTDVFAVRGWALWIMVVLGAVALALAAYFVRQKHEGWAFGMTGAVIAIAFASVFIGLFPRVMVSSFGSAFDLTVYNAASGAYSLKVMTIVACTLLPFVLGYQIWSYYIFRKRLNEQHHLEY, encoded by the coding sequence ATGAATCGGCCGATCCGTTCGGCGTGGATGGAGGTTATTCCGTTGTCACTAAGTGAGTTGTGGTTTTTGCTGATTGCCGTATTGTTTGTCGGTTTCTTCTTTTTGGAAGGTTTTGATTTTGGTGTAGGGATGTCTACAGGCATTATTGCCAAAACGGACCGTGAACGCCGGACCCTGATCAACTCGATTGGTCCCTTCTGGGATGGTAACGAAGTATGGCTGATTACAGCAGGGGGCGCGATGTTTGCCGCCTTCCCGCACTGGTATGCCACGATGTTCAGTGGCTTCTACCTGCCGCTTGTGGTCGTGTTACTCGCCTTGATTGGTCGCGGGGTTGCCTTCGAATTCCGCAGTAAAATGAAACAGCAGCGCTGGCGCAAAACATGGGATATCATCATTGTGGTATCCAGCGCGCTCCTTCCTTTCCTGTTCGGCGTAGTCTTTGCTACGTTCATGAAGGGTCTGCCTATTGATGGAGAGATGCAGTTGCGTGCAGGATTCTTCGATATTGTTAATCCGTACACCGTGATTGGCGGTTTGAGTGTAACCCTGCTGTGTCTGGTTCATGGATTACTGTTTGCCTCACTACGAACAGTCGGGGAACTCAGAGAGCGTGCCTTGAATACAGCGCAAAAATTGATGCTGCCGCTGGCTGCGCTGCTTGCCGTGTATGCGATATTGACGTATTTCATGACCGATGTGTTCGCCGTTCGCGGTTGGGCACTGTGGATCATGGTTGTACTTGGCGCAGTCGCGCTTGCACTTGCGGCATACTTCGTTCGTCAGAAGCATGAAGGCTGGGCTTTTGGTATGACAGGTGCTGTGATTGCAATTGCCTTTGCCTCTGTATTTATCGGTCTGTTCCCAAGAGTCATGGTGAGTTCGTTTGGTTCTGCATTTGACCTGACCGTATACAATGCGGCATCTGGTGCGTATTCATTAAAAGTCATGACGATTGTGGCTTGTACACTGCTGCCATTTGTTCTTGGTTATCAGATCTGGAGTTATTATATCTTCCGCAAACGCCTGAACGAGCAGCACCACCTGGAGTACTGA
- a CDS encoding cytochrome ubiquinol oxidase subunit I, which yields MDPIMLSRIQYALTTIFHFFFVPLSIGLVLLVAIMETLYVVKGKEIYKTMAKFWGKLFLINFAVGVVTGILQEFQFGMNWSEYSRFVGDVFGAPLAVEALLAFFMESTFIGLWIFGWDRLSKKVHLACIWLVFVGTFLSALWILAANSFMQHPVGFEINNGRAEMNDFLALITNGQLLVEFPHTIFGALMTGAFVVTGISAYKLMKKQDVEIFRKSFNIAIIIGLVSSLGVAFSGHFQAQYLVETQPMKMAASEGTWTTTEDPAPWTVVAFIDPDKQENTGEIKIPGLLSYLSYSKFSGSVTGMKELQAEYEQTYGPGNYIPPVRTTFWSFRIMIAAGGLMILLSLYGTLLAMRKKLEVAGKWFMRLMVFAISLPFIANTSGWIMTEVGRQPWTVFGYMTTEAGVSPNVSAGMILFSTIAFTAAYTVLGIVMVYLFVREIKAGPFAVDKPEDHDESADPFGVDGGYSVVTK from the coding sequence ATGGATCCGATTATGTTATCGCGTATCCAATATGCACTTACAACGATCTTCCATTTCTTCTTTGTCCCGCTATCCATCGGTCTTGTACTGTTGGTTGCGATCATGGAGACGTTGTACGTTGTTAAGGGGAAGGAAATCTACAAAACGATGGCCAAGTTCTGGGGCAAGCTGTTCCTGATTAACTTTGCCGTTGGGGTTGTCACAGGTATTCTGCAAGAATTCCAGTTCGGCATGAACTGGTCCGAGTACTCTCGGTTTGTGGGGGACGTGTTTGGTGCGCCACTGGCGGTTGAAGCGTTACTCGCGTTTTTTATGGAGTCTACATTTATTGGTTTGTGGATATTCGGATGGGATCGTTTGTCCAAAAAAGTGCATCTGGCCTGCATTTGGCTGGTGTTTGTCGGGACATTCCTGTCCGCACTGTGGATTCTGGCAGCCAATTCATTTATGCAGCATCCCGTCGGGTTTGAGATCAACAACGGCCGAGCCGAGATGAATGATTTCCTGGCACTGATCACGAATGGTCAGCTTCTCGTCGAATTCCCACATACAATCTTCGGGGCATTGATGACAGGGGCTTTCGTCGTAACCGGGATAAGTGCTTACAAATTGATGAAGAAACAGGATGTGGAGATTTTCCGTAAATCGTTTAATATTGCGATCATCATTGGACTTGTTTCTTCATTGGGTGTAGCTTTCTCCGGGCATTTCCAGGCGCAATATCTGGTGGAGACACAGCCGATGAAGATGGCAGCCAGTGAAGGCACATGGACGACGACAGAAGATCCGGCACCATGGACGGTGGTTGCTTTTATCGATCCGGATAAACAGGAGAATACCGGTGAGATCAAAATCCCTGGATTGCTCAGTTACCTGTCCTACAGCAAGTTCTCCGGCAGTGTCACAGGCATGAAGGAGCTTCAAGCCGAGTATGAGCAGACGTATGGACCGGGGAATTACATCCCACCGGTACGAACAACGTTCTGGAGTTTCCGCATTATGATCGCAGCAGGTGGCTTAATGATTTTGTTATCCCTGTATGGTACGTTACTGGCCATGCGCAAGAAGCTGGAGGTTGCAGGAAAGTGGTTCATGCGTCTGATGGTATTTGCTATTTCTCTGCCATTTATCGCTAATACATCTGGTTGGATCATGACCGAGGTTGGCAGGCAGCCGTGGACGGTGTTTGGCTATATGACGACCGAAGCCGGTGTCTCACCGAACGTATCCGCAGGAATGATTCTGTTCTCTACCATTGCTTTTACCGCCGCGTATACGGTGCTTGGAATCGTGATGGTATACCTGTTCGTACGTGAGATCAAGGCTGGGCCATTTGCGGTCGATAAGCCGGAAGATCACGATGAATCGGCCGATCCGTTCGGCGTGGATGGAGGTTATTCCGTTGTCACTAAGTGA
- a CDS encoding lipopolysaccharide assembly protein LapB → MEKPVPLPGEESEASPDKASAAQPPVRYVLFPRKGGWSSFPYPDIAALLSIEGEVYYVSSLTQTVDVPAVITVISLSEAEQLLLEPRTVAVVTHPYWLMAAASLEPELCIALLPEPAGDEASSPLWESSISKLVGIADLVGTSSETRYMKLLFQGVRAIWLGGEDHSPAGTMQKDDLEVPLRDYELFFLHALRQILSGTPDSVTLLQCSVRADFYRQLRAKAGAHETISFLLAAYEYLLEDPRAIHSLQEAFTHAVMNGRSDCVLSHYRFLSAIHARAGQLEDALLVYGISAADEQERHHYEQLCRWLEAGEDQLVRAELLRMNDDYGTALRILDELGGETARHWKFRIYQETGRVEEALALVHAVDIQDDASRQDYQQLSGIALALRGDRHGAVRHFLETALEDEDALARIVELELLDHAVQQLLGEVP, encoded by the coding sequence ATGGAAAAACCTGTGCCGTTACCAGGTGAAGAATCCGAAGCCAGCCCGGATAAGGCCAGCGCAGCACAGCCCCCTGTACGATATGTTCTCTTCCCTCGCAAAGGAGGATGGTCATCCTTTCCCTATCCCGATATTGCTGCACTGCTGTCGATCGAGGGCGAGGTCTACTATGTCAGCAGCCTGACGCAAACAGTGGATGTACCTGCGGTTATCACCGTGATCTCCCTATCTGAAGCCGAGCAGCTATTGCTGGAACCCCGCACCGTGGCAGTGGTTACTCATCCCTACTGGCTCATGGCTGCAGCTTCGCTGGAACCAGAGCTATGTATTGCCCTGCTCCCTGAGCCTGCCGGAGACGAAGCATCTTCCCCCCTGTGGGAGAGCAGTATTTCCAAACTGGTGGGCATCGCCGATCTGGTCGGTACATCCTCCGAAACACGATATATGAAGCTGTTATTCCAAGGCGTACGCGCCATCTGGCTAGGAGGCGAAGATCATTCACCCGCGGGTACGATGCAAAAGGATGATCTCGAAGTCCCTCTCCGGGACTACGAACTGTTCTTCCTGCATGCGCTGCGGCAGATCCTGTCAGGCACTCCGGATAGCGTCACCCTGCTTCAATGCAGTGTACGTGCCGACTTCTATCGCCAGCTTCGAGCCAAAGCAGGTGCACATGAGACCATATCCTTTTTGCTGGCAGCTTATGAGTACTTGCTTGAAGATCCTCGGGCCATCCATTCGTTACAAGAAGCATTCACCCATGCAGTCATGAATGGTCGTAGTGATTGTGTGCTCTCCCACTATCGCTTCCTGTCTGCCATCCATGCCCGGGCCGGGCAGTTGGAGGACGCCTTGCTGGTGTACGGAATTAGTGCAGCCGACGAACAGGAACGACATCATTATGAACAGTTATGTCGCTGGTTGGAGGCAGGAGAAGATCAACTTGTACGAGCGGAATTATTGCGTATGAACGATGATTACGGAACCGCGCTGCGCATCCTGGACGAACTTGGCGGAGAAACCGCGAGACATTGGAAATTCCGCATTTATCAGGAGACAGGACGCGTGGAAGAGGCACTGGCTCTGGTGCATGCAGTCGATATTCAGGATGATGCCAGTCGCCAAGATTATCAGCAATTATCCGGAATTGCCCTGGCTCTGCGAGGGGACAGACACGGGGCAGTCAGACATTTTCTCGAAACGGCACTGGAGGATGAAGATGCCCTCGCCCGGATTGTCGAGCTGGAGCTGTTGGATCATGCTGTACAGCAATTGCTTGGGGAGGTGCCATGA